A DNA window from Methylobacterium sp. NMS14P contains the following coding sequences:
- the nusG gene encoding transcription termination/antitermination protein NusG, producing the protein MPRGQHGKGYNTAQATPQHNSTIAQDVPIEEGRRNVVPNFGGRRSPVRWYIATTAPSRELSAAASIRSIVMTGRRAGETPFLAYVPCEFFWRRSVRSNLRVPRREQQFPILRHYLFLGVIDGLCDETLAVLRDRDIDGRNVHGLVGILGSPTLGPLQIGPVGMRWLRDRGAEELAGATNRTPIGAIASGEPVRAMSGPFAGFLGTFVSAAQGGTVGVISLSMMGSVCDIRLPIEDVERAA; encoded by the coding sequence ATGCCCAGAGGACAGCACGGCAAGGGATACAACACAGCCCAGGCGACGCCGCAGCACAACTCGACGATCGCGCAGGACGTGCCGATCGAGGAGGGGCGGCGCAACGTGGTGCCGAACTTCGGCGGCCGTCGCTCGCCTGTCCGCTGGTACATCGCCACCACGGCGCCGAGCCGCGAGCTGTCCGCTGCCGCCAGCATCCGCAGCATCGTCATGACCGGCCGCCGCGCCGGCGAGACGCCGTTCCTCGCCTACGTGCCGTGCGAGTTCTTCTGGCGCCGCTCGGTGCGCTCGAACCTCCGCGTGCCGCGCCGGGAGCAGCAGTTCCCGATCCTGCGCCACTACCTGTTCCTGGGCGTGATCGATGGCCTGTGCGACGAGACCCTGGCTGTGCTCCGCGATCGCGACATCGACGGCCGCAACGTGCACGGGCTGGTCGGCATCCTCGGCTCACCCACGCTGGGGCCGCTTCAGATCGGACCGGTCGGCATGCGCTGGCTACGGGATCGAGGCGCCGAGGAGCTCGCCGGCGCGACCAACCGGACACCTATCGGGGCCATCGCCTCGGGTGAGCCGGTTCGCGCCATGTCTGGGCCCTTCGCCGGCTTCCTCGGGACGTTCGTGTCCGCGGCGCAGGGCGGCACCGTCGGTGTCATCTCGCTGAGCATGATGGGCTCGGTCTGCGACATCCGGCTGCCCATTGAGGATGTGGAACGAGCCGCCTGA
- a CDS encoding helix-turn-helix domain-containing protein has product MSVEALRWAKTQKPKSATQRAVLMAIADYANEHGKAWPSQKTLADEMMLTDRTIRTALAGLEDALLVMRFSKRNPDGTRGVDRIQLVMTPELHAQAVERIQRKKLPVVKPPENDARTTGNSFQNHRKLTTEPPEARSGQEPSLGEPPLGIPHKQNGSEATASGRPAGAALPADASWTDRLWLDGKVWLMECGCTPKLAGDVIGQWLRRFHDPERIHGAIAAAKSARTQSPIPYVLAVLDAPQTRPRASPRQRSSATTRLIERMEARHARQANRDQEDAAGSRGSGPLIEHEGDGRPAGALH; this is encoded by the coding sequence ATGAGCGTCGAAGCACTCCGTTGGGCGAAGACACAGAAGCCGAAGAGTGCGACCCAGCGGGCCGTGCTCATGGCGATCGCCGACTACGCGAACGAGCATGGAAAGGCGTGGCCGTCTCAGAAGACGCTCGCCGACGAGATGATGCTGACCGATCGCACCATCCGCACGGCGCTGGCTGGGCTGGAGGATGCGCTGCTCGTCATGCGGTTCTCAAAGCGGAACCCGGACGGCACCCGTGGGGTGGATCGGATCCAGCTGGTGATGACGCCCGAGCTGCACGCTCAGGCCGTTGAACGCATCCAGCGGAAAAAGCTTCCGGTGGTCAAACCACCGGAAAATGACGCCCGAACCACCGGAAATTCCTTCCAAAACCACCGGAAATTGACGACCGAGCCACCGGAAGCACGTTCCGGGCAAGAACCCTCACTAGGGGAACCACCACTAGGGATCCCCCACAAGCAGAACGGTTCCGAGGCTACCGCCTCGGGCCGGCCGGCTGGCGCCGCCCTGCCTGCTGACGCTTCCTGGACCGATCGCCTCTGGCTCGACGGCAAGGTCTGGCTGATGGAGTGCGGCTGCACCCCGAAGCTGGCCGGCGACGTGATCGGCCAGTGGCTGCGCCGCTTCCACGATCCCGAGCGGATCCACGGCGCCATCGCGGCCGCCAAGTCCGCCAGGACGCAGAGCCCGATCCCCTACGTGCTCGCCGTGCTGGACGCTCCGCAGACGCGGCCGCGCGCCTCGCCCCGCCAGCGATCCTCGGCAACCACCCGTCTCATTGAACGCATGGAGGCCCGCCATGCCCGGCAGGCAAATCGAGACCAGGAAGACGCAGCCGGCTCCCGAGGTTCGGGCCCCCTCATTGAGCACGAGGGCGATGGGCGACCTGCTGGGGCGCTTCACTAA
- a CDS encoding HNH endonuclease, with translation MSDGPACECTEERIGRDGRSRIVCTCPIPEGRKPALRYGLKQSEWRRISRHIIARDKGVCRYCGSTQQLMQCDHVVAFTRGGTNDDSNLVAACAVCNRSKKNTPLEAWRA, from the coding sequence ATGAGCGACGGCCCTGCCTGCGAATGCACGGAGGAGCGGATCGGCCGTGATGGTCGATCCCGCATCGTCTGCACATGTCCGATCCCGGAAGGTCGGAAGCCCGCCCTGCGCTACGGCTTGAAGCAGTCTGAGTGGCGCCGCATCAGCCGTCACATCATCGCTCGCGACAAGGGCGTGTGCCGGTACTGCGGCAGCACTCAGCAGCTGATGCAGTGCGACCACGTCGTGGCCTTCACCCGCGGTGGAACCAACGACGATAGCAATCTCGTCGCTGCCTGCGCTGTCTGCAATCGCAGCAAGAAGAATACACCGCTGGAGGCTTGGCGAGCATGA
- a CDS encoding DUF2312 domain-containing protein, which yields MADSEVTSAEGVAADELKQFIERLERLEEEKAGIMGDIKEVFAELKGRGFDAKAVREILKIRKQDHAERQELDAILELYMQALGMV from the coding sequence ATGGCCGATTCCGAAGTCACGTCAGCCGAAGGCGTCGCCGCCGACGAGCTGAAGCAGTTCATCGAGCGCCTGGAGCGCCTCGAGGAGGAGAAGGCCGGCATCATGGGCGACATCAAGGAGGTGTTCGCCGAGCTGAAGGGCCGGGGTTTCGACGCGAAGGCGGTCCGCGAGATCTTGAAGATCCGGAAGCAGGATCATGCCGAGCGGCAGGAGCTCGACGCAATCCTTGAGCTCTACATGCAAGCTCTCGGCATGGTCTGA
- a CDS encoding MucR family transcriptional regulator, protein MDMDHAEHVSHAVGIVTAYVGQHHVPAADLPGLIASVHRAVAGLGQPAEDAPAQADKPTKKQIDASVRRDAIISFIDGKPYKTLKRHLTKHGLDARGYRERFGLPDSYPLVAADYAVKRSALAKAAGLGAPRQPLQAVA, encoded by the coding sequence ATGGACATGGATCACGCGGAGCACGTCTCCCACGCCGTCGGCATCGTCACGGCCTATGTCGGCCAGCACCATGTGCCGGCAGCCGACCTGCCTGGGCTGATCGCGTCGGTGCACCGCGCCGTCGCTGGCCTCGGCCAGCCCGCCGAGGATGCGCCGGCTCAGGCCGACAAGCCCACGAAGAAGCAGATCGACGCCTCGGTCCGCCGCGACGCGATCATCAGTTTCATTGACGGCAAGCCCTACAAGACCCTCAAGCGCCACCTGACCAAGCACGGCCTCGATGCCCGCGGCTACCGCGAACGCTTCGGCCTGCCGGACAGCTACCCGCTGGTCGCCGCCGACTACGCGGTCAAGCGCTCCGCGCTCGCGAAGGCGGCCGGCCTCGGAGCGCCGCGTCAGCCGCTCCAGGCCGTGGCCTGA
- a CDS encoding LexA family transcriptional regulator, whose translation MTRDIRERISERLEELKKSARAASLDSGLGATAIKDILKRTDNSPTMATVEKLAVGLNVSPSWLAFEAGPKTLRVQDRGGLTNAGHLFTLARVDGAVKAGAFLRASAFDDDLGEAISAPRDPDYPAARQIAYRVDGDSMNAAKPRPIMDGDFIICAVWADLGIRLTDGQIVVVQQTIDGGRLRERSVKAVFKVSGGWELRPQSTNPEHEAIFVPENDAPDDGREVVVLALVRFVFNNQVIR comes from the coding sequence ATGACGAGGGACATACGGGAGCGCATCAGCGAGCGCCTGGAAGAGCTGAAGAAGTCGGCCCGAGCCGCGTCACTGGATTCGGGGCTCGGCGCCACGGCGATCAAGGACATCCTCAAGCGCACGGACAATTCGCCGACGATGGCGACCGTGGAGAAGCTAGCGGTGGGCTTAAACGTCTCGCCTTCCTGGCTGGCGTTCGAGGCCGGGCCCAAGACCCTGAGGGTTCAGGACCGGGGCGGCCTCACCAATGCCGGCCACTTATTCACGCTTGCGCGCGTAGACGGCGCCGTGAAAGCCGGAGCTTTTTTGCGAGCGTCGGCGTTCGACGATGATCTTGGTGAGGCCATCTCGGCGCCGCGAGATCCCGACTATCCGGCCGCTCGGCAGATCGCGTACCGGGTCGACGGTGACTCGATGAACGCGGCCAAGCCGCGTCCGATCATGGATGGCGACTTCATCATCTGCGCAGTGTGGGCCGACCTTGGCATCCGGCTCACAGACGGCCAGATCGTCGTCGTTCAGCAGACGATCGACGGCGGGCGCCTTCGGGAGCGTTCGGTCAAAGCGGTCTTCAAGGTGTCGGGCGGTTGGGAGCTGCGACCTCAGTCGACCAACCCCGAGCATGAGGCGATCTTCGTCCCAGAGAATGATGCGCCGGACGACGGGCGCGAGGTCGTAGTGCTCGCGCTCGTCCGGTTCGTGTTCAACAACCAGGTTATCCGATAG
- a CDS encoding HNH endonuclease signature motif containing protein, translated as MPRPLPSLDELSALYSYDPEAGVIRLKVRRSTSPAGKEFRSISNQGYVVVSPTINGIRHHMFAHRLAWALYSGSHPPRDMLIDHINRDRADNRIANLRLVDPYGNSINSARTRKPSHVPKYVSQLLRHGKIKYQVSGCAGGKVFYRGIFDSLEEASRVAGDGGLHK; from the coding sequence ATGCCCCGGCCGCTGCCAAGCCTCGACGAGCTGTCCGCTCTCTACTCGTATGACCCCGAAGCTGGCGTCATTCGCCTCAAGGTTCGGCGCTCAACCTCGCCGGCTGGGAAAGAATTTCGCAGCATAAGCAATCAGGGATACGTCGTAGTTAGCCCGACTATCAACGGCATCCGCCACCATATGTTTGCCCATCGTCTTGCTTGGGCTCTCTATAGCGGCTCGCATCCGCCGCGAGACATGCTGATCGATCACATCAACAGGGATCGTGCTGACAACAGGATTGCCAACCTAAGGCTCGTGGACCCTTACGGAAATTCAATCAACAGCGCGAGAACGCGCAAGCCTTCTCACGTACCGAAGTACGTCAGCCAACTCCTTCGACACGGGAAGATCAAATATCAAGTCTCGGGATGTGCGGGCGGCAAAGTGTTCTACCGCGGCATCTTCGACAGTCTTGAAGAGGCGTCTCGTGTTGCTGGCGATGGAGGTCTTCACAAATGA
- a CDS encoding siphovirus Gp157 family protein gives MATARRRPDLTRDAVKELEAARVLREHLSDLAQGDELFIRDSLEGETDLDGLVSTLVHAIGEDEAHAVGLKAYQDQIALRVALYGERAEFKRRLLVQALEISGRPTIETDGGTVTLRPVAPKVVEGEIADIPAEFWQPQPPKLDRRALLAALKEGRDVPGASLSNGGTTISIRRA, from the coding sequence ATGGCTACCGCCCGCCGCCGGCCCGACCTCACCCGCGACGCCGTGAAGGAGCTGGAGGCCGCCCGCGTCTTGCGGGAGCACCTCTCCGATCTCGCGCAGGGTGATGAGCTCTTCATCCGGGATTCGCTTGAGGGCGAGACTGACCTCGACGGGCTCGTCTCCACGCTCGTGCACGCCATCGGCGAGGACGAGGCGCACGCCGTCGGCCTGAAGGCCTACCAGGACCAGATCGCACTCCGGGTCGCGCTGTACGGGGAGCGCGCCGAGTTCAAGCGCCGGCTGCTCGTGCAGGCCCTGGAGATCTCGGGCCGGCCCACGATCGAGACGGACGGCGGCACGGTCACGCTGCGCCCGGTCGCGCCGAAGGTCGTCGAGGGTGAAATCGCCGACATCCCCGCTGAGTTTTGGCAGCCGCAGCCGCCGAAGCTCGACCGCCGCGCACTGCTGGCCGCGCTGAAGGAAGGCCGGGACGTCCCCGGCGCCAGCCTGAGCAACGGCGGCACCACCATCAGCATCCGGAGGGCCTGA
- the bet gene encoding phage recombination protein Bet, with protein MSNVVSMPAAAAAYDAKAVALIRRTVAADTNDDEFNLFVHTARHLRLDPLRRQIFAFVYNKDKPAKRRMSIIVAIDGFRAIADRTGDYRPDEDEPSFEIDPELKGPANPAGLVKATVRVFKFAHGGWHRVTASAYWEEYAPVTEQWSDVVRKDSGKTWPNGDVKYDVVPAEGATRILKLDTSGNWGKMPRLMLAKVAEALALRKAWPDDLANVYAAEEMDRSRASEVLPSEAAAEGATQERLERIGAGRTILFQFGPNTPLEPVEIGRIADRVREHLKALAGDPAAVRAWEMQNRHGLREWWGRDDSRDPLETKKAIEAAQRGAGS; from the coding sequence GTGTCGAACGTGGTCTCCATGCCCGCGGCCGCGGCCGCCTACGACGCCAAGGCCGTGGCGCTGATCCGCCGGACGGTCGCCGCCGACACCAACGACGACGAGTTCAACCTCTTCGTTCACACGGCTCGGCATCTGCGCCTGGACCCGCTGCGCCGGCAGATCTTCGCCTTCGTCTACAACAAGGACAAGCCGGCCAAGCGGCGGATGTCGATCATCGTGGCGATCGACGGCTTTCGCGCGATCGCGGACCGGACCGGCGATTACCGGCCGGACGAGGACGAGCCATCCTTTGAGATCGATCCCGAGCTGAAGGGCCCGGCCAACCCCGCGGGGCTCGTGAAGGCCACCGTCCGGGTGTTCAAGTTCGCGCACGGCGGGTGGCACCGCGTGACGGCCTCCGCCTACTGGGAGGAGTACGCGCCGGTCACCGAGCAGTGGTCGGACGTGGTCCGGAAGGACTCGGGCAAGACATGGCCGAACGGCGACGTGAAGTACGACGTCGTCCCCGCCGAGGGCGCGACCCGGATCCTGAAGCTCGACACGTCCGGCAATTGGGGGAAGATGCCCCGGCTGATGCTGGCGAAGGTCGCCGAGGCTCTGGCTCTGCGCAAGGCGTGGCCGGACGATCTCGCGAACGTCTACGCCGCCGAGGAGATGGACCGGAGCCGGGCGTCTGAGGTGCTGCCGTCCGAGGCGGCGGCCGAGGGTGCCACACAGGAGCGGCTGGAGCGCATTGGCGCCGGCCGGACAATCCTCTTCCAGTTCGGGCCGAATACGCCCCTGGAGCCCGTCGAGATCGGCCGCATCGCCGACCGCGTGCGGGAGCACCTCAAGGCCCTCGCCGGCGATCCAGCGGCCGTGCGCGCCTGGGAGATGCAGAACCGGCACGGCCTGCGGGAGTGGTGGGGCCGCGACGACTCTCGCGACCCGCTGGAGACGAAGAAGGCGATCGAGGCGGCGCAGCGCGGTGCCGGGTCATGA
- a CDS encoding helix-turn-helix domain-containing protein: MSASELAFLRQPAPRGPSRPRYEAGPRPQRVDGRLEQAERLRVARLIREPRLRKGMLQVEAARQLGISQALLSKWERAKQAVPPEMRTRIADLYGFDIALIDGLDMAAIAATADERVLLNRFRAASEDERRAALAAVCP; the protein is encoded by the coding sequence ATGAGCGCCAGCGAGCTCGCATTCCTGCGCCAGCCGGCGCCCCGGGGACCGTCTCGCCCGCGCTACGAGGCCGGGCCCCGCCCGCAGCGGGTGGACGGCCGCCTCGAGCAGGCCGAGCGCCTGCGCGTCGCCCGCCTCATCCGCGAGCCACGGCTCCGGAAGGGCATGCTCCAGGTCGAGGCCGCCCGGCAGCTCGGGATCTCGCAGGCCCTCCTCTCGAAGTGGGAGCGGGCCAAGCAGGCCGTCCCGCCGGAGATGCGCACCAGGATCGCGGATCTCTACGGCTTCGACATCGCGCTGATCGACGGGCTCGACATGGCCGCCATCGCGGCGACGGCCGACGAGCGCGTGCTGCTGAACCGATTCCGCGCCGCATCCGAGGACGAGCGCCGCGCCGCGCTCGCCGCGGTGTGCCCGTGA
- a CDS encoding helix-turn-helix domain-containing protein, producing MSAAVPAPAPKRTTDRDIRIGARIRARRELMRLSQTDLGNALGVSFQQVQKYELGTNRIGAGRLEEVAELLGAPVASFYDEPGPVRVPEPLSVAEARAAQRAATSALEEAVRREAAARGEAA from the coding sequence GTGAGCGCCGCCGTGCCTGCCCCCGCCCCGAAGCGCACCACCGATCGCGACATCCGCATCGGTGCACGGATCCGAGCCCGCCGCGAGCTCATGCGCCTCAGCCAGACCGATCTCGGCAACGCTCTCGGCGTCAGCTTCCAGCAGGTCCAGAAATACGAGCTCGGGACGAACCGCATCGGCGCCGGCCGGCTCGAGGAGGTTGCCGAGCTTCTCGGGGCACCGGTGGCGTCCTTCTACGACGAGCCGGGCCCGGTCCGGGTGCCGGAGCCCCTCTCTGTCGCCGAAGCCCGCGCCGCCCAGCGTGCCGCCACCTCCGCGCTTGAGGAAGCCGTGCGCCGCGAGGCCGCTGCGAGGGGGGAGGCGGCATGA
- a CDS encoding phosphoadenosine phosphosulfate reductase, which produces MTSPTQTDLFPVAATASTAIRFVIFSSYGNDSCALIQWAHEWGLEGVAVVYSDTGWATAAWAERVEKMEAWAQSLGFATYRTSSIGFANLAREKKGFPTQRFQWCSWRLKIEPGMRWLAEHDPEKRAICIVGVRHEEAKNPNDGRAQWPGFSPKSGNHGNRAVLAPFVEMKEEGRNALLARAGIEVLPHRSRECRCINANKADLRLFDQADIEAIAALEAEVGKTMYRPHRSMGAKGIHEIIKWAHSPRGQYEPPEEPAAVCDSMWCEQ; this is translated from the coding sequence ATGACCTCGCCCACGCAGACCGATCTCTTCCCCGTCGCGGCAACCGCCAGCACGGCGATCCGCTTCGTGATCTTCTCCAGCTACGGCAACGATAGCTGTGCGCTGATCCAGTGGGCGCATGAGTGGGGCCTTGAGGGCGTCGCTGTCGTCTACTCCGACACGGGCTGGGCCACCGCGGCGTGGGCCGAGCGCGTCGAGAAGATGGAGGCTTGGGCTCAAAGCCTGGGCTTTGCGACCTACCGCACGTCGTCCATCGGCTTCGCCAACCTCGCCCGCGAGAAGAAGGGGTTTCCGACCCAGCGCTTCCAGTGGTGCTCCTGGCGCCTCAAGATCGAGCCGGGCATGCGCTGGCTCGCCGAGCACGATCCGGAGAAGCGGGCGATCTGCATCGTCGGCGTCCGGCACGAGGAAGCCAAAAACCCGAACGACGGTCGCGCTCAGTGGCCTGGGTTCTCGCCGAAGAGCGGCAATCACGGCAATCGCGCGGTGCTCGCACCCTTCGTCGAGATGAAGGAGGAGGGCCGCAACGCCCTGCTCGCCCGCGCCGGCATCGAGGTGCTGCCGCACCGGTCCCGCGAGTGCCGCTGCATCAACGCCAACAAGGCCGATCTGCGCCTGTTCGATCAGGCCGACATCGAAGCCATCGCCGCCCTCGAGGCCGAGGTCGGCAAGACGATGTACCGGCCACATCGGAGCATGGGCGCCAAGGGCATCCACGAGATCATCAAGTGGGCCCATAGCCCCCGCGGCCAGTACGAGCCGCCGGAAGAGCCCGCCGCCGTCTGTGACAGCATGTGGTGCGAGCAATGA